A genomic window from Motacilla alba alba isolate MOTALB_02 chromosome 6, Motacilla_alba_V1.0_pri, whole genome shotgun sequence includes:
- the PRLHR gene encoding prolactin-releasing peptide receptor has protein sequence MMNSDNLTSQSFLSAIHRNTSNLFSGLQFVQSFKPLIIPCYSLVVFIGVIGNYLLIYVICKTKKMHNVTNFLVGNLAFSDMLMCATCVPLTLAYAFEPRGWVYGRFMCYFVFLMQPVTVFVSVFTLTVIAVDRYCATVYPFRRRLTIPICAYILAAIWLLSCTLAAPALVHTYHAEFPELDFSICEEFWFHMKRDRLAYAYSTLIITYVLPLAVISLSYLRISVKLKNRVVPGNVTQGQAEWDRARRRKTFRLLVLVVAAFGVCWLPLHIFNMIKDIDISLIDKQYFNFIQLLCHWFAMMSACTNAFLYAWLHDSFRGELKKMFAWRKKKIGPATNCIMASVVL, from the coding sequence atgatGAATTCGGACAATTTAACCTCCCAAAGCTTCCTCTCTGCAATTCACAGAAACACCAGCAATTTATTCTCAGGGCTCCAGTTTGTTCAGTCCTTCAAGCCACTCATCATCCCCTGCTACTCGCTGGTGGTTTTTATTGGTGTCATCGGGAATTACCTTCTCATCTATGTCAtctgcaagacaaaaaaaatgcacaacGTCACCAACTTTCTGGTAGGCAATCTGGCTTTCTCAGACATGCTCATGTGTGCCACCTGTGTGCCCCTGACCCTGGCCTATGCCTTTGAGCCCCGGGGATGGGTTTACGGGCGCTTCATGTGCtactttgttttcctgatgCAACCTGTCACGGTGTTTGTGTCTGTCTTCACCCTGACTGTCATAGCTGTGGACAGGTACTGTGCCACAGTGTACCCGTTCCGCAGGAGGCTCACCATCCCCATCTGTGCTTACATCCTGGCTGCTAtttggctgctgagctgcacttTGGCTGCCCCAGCCTTGGTGCACACCTACCACGCAGAGTTCCCAGAGCTGGACTTCTCCATTTGCGAGGAGTTTTGGTTCCACATGAAAAGAGATCGCTTGGCTTATGCCTACAGCACCCTCATCATCACCTATGTATTGCCTTTGGCTGTCATCTCCCTGTCCTACCTGAGGATCTCAGTCAAGCTGAAGAACCGTGTAGTCCCAGGCAACGTCACCCAGGGCCAAGCTGAGTGGGACCGTGCCAGGAGGAGAAAGACTTTTCGCTTGCTGGTCTTAGTGGTGGCAGCCTTTGGAGTCTGTTGGCTGCCCCTGCACATCTTCAATATGATAAAGGACATCGACATCAGCTTGATTGACAAGCAGTACTTCAACTTcatccagctgctgtgccactggTTTGCAATGATGTCTGCTTGTACCAATGCCTTCCTCTATGCCTGGCTCCACGACAGCTTCAGGggagagctgaaaaaaatgtttgcctggaggaagaagaaaattggACCCGCTACAAACTGCATTATGGCCAGTGTGGTGCTGTAA